A genomic region of bacterium contains the following coding sequences:
- a CDS encoding DUF4254 domain-containing protein, with the protein MTAHGPDAKILPAELPAADELLSVLWQVVEDWHEKEHLLQDWDDVLRVLPPGHAGWAGLAELLQLINTFQWHEEDRSRAHDDDSEILASVKQSIDASNARRVKTIELFDSQIMQVLASAGLPVSSAPLHSESPASIVDRITVLALKLYHIREELSTAGGTLDEAVLHSRLESLKEQMDDLAGCLDGLFLDIAAGLRSIKLYKQVKVYMDPATGRYRSGLGD; encoded by the coding sequence GTTGTCCGTGCTCTGGCAGGTCGTCGAGGACTGGCACGAGAAAGAGCACCTGTTGCAGGACTGGGACGACGTCTTGCGGGTTCTGCCGCCCGGACACGCCGGCTGGGCCGGCCTGGCCGAGTTGCTCCAGCTCATCAACACCTTCCAGTGGCACGAGGAGGACCGCAGCCGCGCGCACGACGACGACAGCGAGATCCTCGCCTCGGTCAAGCAGTCCATCGACGCCTCGAACGCGCGGCGCGTGAAGACCATCGAGCTCTTCGACAGCCAGATCATGCAGGTGCTGGCCTCCGCGGGGCTGCCCGTGAGCTCCGCGCCGCTGCACTCCGAATCGCCGGCCAGCATCGTGGACCGGATCACCGTGCTCGCCCTCAAGCTCTACCACATCCGCGAGGAACTCTCCACCGCGGGAGGCACTCTCGACGAGGCCGTCCTCCATTCGCGCCTCGAGAGCCTCAAGGAGCAAATGGACGACCTGGCCGGCTGCCTGGACGGTCTTTTCCTGGACATCGCCGCCGGCCTGCGCAGCATCAAGCTCTACAAGCAGGTGAAGGTCTACATGGATCCGGCCACCGGCCGCTACCGGTCGGGACTGGGGGACTGA